The following is a genomic window from Bordetella sp. H567.
CGCGTGGCGTGCTGCGGGTCAATGCCACCCTGGGTTTCGGCCGTACCGTGATCGCGCCGCTGGTCTCGGACTACGCGCGGCTGCACCCGGACGTCGAGGTCAGGCTGGAGGTGACCGACCGCCCGGTGGACCTGGTGGAACAGGGCCTGGACCTGGCCGTGCGCTTCGGCACGCCCCCGGACAGCCGGCTCAGCGCGCGCCGCCTGCTGACCAACCGGCGTTTCCTGTGCGCGTCGCCGGCCTACCTGGCGCGCCACGGGACGCCGCAGCGGCCCGCAGACCTGGCGGCGCACCGCTGCATCATCCACCGGCAGAACGACGAGGCCTATGGCGTCTGGCGTTTTACGCGCAACCGGGAAACCCAGGCCGTGAAAGTCAGTGGCGCACTGGCCAGCAACGACGGCGATATCGTGCTGGGCTGGGCCCTGGACGGACACGGCATCCTGGTCCGCTCGGAATGGGACCTGGCCAAATACCTGGAGACCGGGCGGCTGCGCCGCCTGCTGCCCGCCTATACGCTGCCGACGGCGGACCTGTACGCCTACTACCCCAGCCGCCGCCATCTGTCGGCGCGGGTGCGCACCTTCATGGACTTTCTTGCGGCGCACTTCGAAGCGCGGGGTCGTCCTGTCGCGGCCCCGCCTGCCGCGAAAACGGCAAGGCCTGCGATACCCTGAATTCCAGCGCCCACACCCACGGATTCACCGCCCAGGCGCGCGCGCCATGCATTTCGCACCACGCCAGCGCGAACACCGATTTCAGGGGCATGCCGGGCAGGAAGCCCCCGCGGCCGCTCTGGCCTTCGGCGCAGCCTTCCGCGATGACATCGGCTTCGCTGATGTCCTGCAAGCGCTGGATGCGCACGCCGACCAGGGTGACCTCCGCGAAGGCGGTCCCGGTCTCGTCATACACCCGGATCGACTGTCCCGGTTCGCCATAGGGGCAGATCATGCGCCGGACGCGCCGGCGGGACGGCGGGGGCGGCGGCTCTTCGACGGCGATCCATTTGCCGGCGGGGCCGATTTCCCGCAGCCATCCGGCGGTGTTGTCGGGCGGCTGGGGCTTCAGGATGCGGCGAGTCTGGACCTTCCTGCCGGCCAGGACATCGTCGATGACGGTGCGATCGAATCTTAGCGGTTGCGCTTTCATCGCTGCGGTCGTGAAATCCCACCTGAGTTATGAGAAAGTCGCGTAATTATGCGCCCGTACGCGCGCGTACGCGCAAACCGGCTTGCTGCCGCCCACCATGGATAGCCCCGCGGATACCCCCGACCATGCGCTACGACCTGACCAGCCTGGATTTGTTCACCACCGTGGCGGAGGAAAAAAACCTGACCAAGGCCGCGCGGCGCAAACATCTGGCGGTGTCGGCCATCAGCAAACGCATCGCCGAACTGGAAGCCCAGGCCGGGTCGCCCCTGCTGGTGCGCTATGCGCGCGGGGTGGATCTTACCCCCGCGGGCCAATCCCTGCTGCACTACGCGCGGCAGATGCAGCACACCCTGTCGCTGATGGAGGAAGAATTGTCCGGCTACGCGGCCGGCGTCAAGGGCCATGTGCGCATCCATGCCATTACGTCGGCGCTGGCGCAGTTCCTGCCGGGCGATATCGAGCGCTTCGCCAACGACTACCCGCAGATCAAGTTCGATATCGAGGAACGCGTCGGCACGGCCGTGGTGCGCGCGGTGGCCGATGGCCATGCCGACCTGGGCATTTTCGCGGAACAGACGCCATCACACGGCCTGCAGCTGTTTCCTTACCGGCAGGACGAACTGGTGGCCGTGGTGCCTGCGTCCCACGTGCTGGCACAACGGCAGAAAGTGCGTTTCGACACCCTGCTGGACCACGAATTCGTCGGCCCGCACCTGGACAGCTCCGTGCATGCCTTGCTGACGGCCGAAGCCAAGAAGCGTGGCAAGCCCCTGCGCCCGCGCATACGCATCAGCGGTTTCGACTGCATGTGCAAGCTGGTGGCGGCGCAATTGGGCATCGCGGTGCTGCCGCGCGCGGTGGCCGCGCCCTACCTGCGCGGCGGCAAGCTGCGCGCCCTGACGCTGGCGGAACCTTGGGCGAAGCGGAACCTGCTGATTGGCGTGCGCAATATGGAAACGCTCCCGCCGACGGCTCGGTCTCTGGTGGGTTATCTGCGCGCCTGACACGACAGACGCGGCCTCAGCGTTCTCGGTTGGGAAACGTTCGCTAGTCAAAACAGCAATTTTCATCGCCGCGCGCGGCGCTTACGATGCGTCCATGCCGCGCGCCGCATCCGGCGTCCGCGCGGGCTTGCCGATTGCGTGCTCTCCATGAACCAGCCCGATCCCGCCTCGCTAGACCATCTTTCCGTCAATGGGCAGGACTACGCCTATGTCGCGCTGCGCCGCCTGCTGCCCGCCGACAGCCTGGCCGCCCTGCCCTATTCGGTGCGCCTGCTGATCGAAAACGTCGCGCGCTGCCAGCCCGACG
Proteins encoded in this region:
- a CDS encoding LysR family transcriptional regulator, producing MKTDTASELMFFVLLAKHGNLSATAREMDMTPPAATKRLAQLEQRLGVRLVNRTTRRVGLTSEGETYLRHASRILADIREMEDQVTSSRAEPRGVLRVNATLGFGRTVIAPLVSDYARLHPDVEVRLEVTDRPVDLVEQGLDLAVRFGTPPDSRLSARRLLTNRRFLCASPAYLARHGTPQRPADLAAHRCIIHRQNDEAYGVWRFTRNRETQAVKVSGALASNDGDIVLGWALDGHGILVRSEWDLAKYLETGRLRRLLPAYTLPTADLYAYYPSRRHLSARVRTFMDFLAAHFEARGRPVAAPPAAKTARPAIP
- a CDS encoding LysR family transcriptional regulator, with translation MRYDLTSLDLFTTVAEEKNLTKAARRKHLAVSAISKRIAELEAQAGSPLLVRYARGVDLTPAGQSLLHYARQMQHTLSLMEEELSGYAAGVKGHVRIHAITSALAQFLPGDIERFANDYPQIKFDIEERVGTAVVRAVADGHADLGIFAEQTPSHGLQLFPYRQDELVAVVPASHVLAQRQKVRFDTLLDHEFVGPHLDSSVHALLTAEAKKRGKPLRPRIRISGFDCMCKLVAAQLGIAVLPRAVAAPYLRGGKLRALTLAEPWAKRNLLIGVRNMETLPPTARSLVGYLRA